One genomic segment of Hymenobacter psoromatis includes these proteins:
- a CDS encoding NAD(P)/FAD-dependent oxidoreductase has product MLPPATFLPEYDVAIVGAGPAGTACALALRGRGYRVILLDKAIFPRDKICGDAIPGPALKALRQLDPAYMEALWQLHPRDDVRRSRLVAPGGGSLYLHWKLPTFNSPRLNFDAALLALVRQHTTTEVRENAALKNVEITADCARLMLADGRQLTSRLVVGCDGAQSVVGRRLLPEPRLARAHHCAGVRAYFENVGGSESGTTEFFFSRSHLAGYLWLFPVGAGRYNVGLGMLSELVSQHKIDLRQLLLDNLATHPALAGRFAGARQLGPVRGFGLPIGGGRQRPASGARFLLCGDAASLIDPLQGHGIDLAIRSGILAAGQVSLCLEKQDFSAEFMARYDADLQQQLGPQLARSYRLMRLLGTRPWLMNVGVSLARLPGLGRWAQRLVG; this is encoded by the coding sequence GTGCTGCCTCCTGCAACTTTCTTGCCTGAATACGACGTGGCCATCGTGGGCGCGGGACCGGCCGGCACGGCCTGCGCGTTGGCCCTGCGCGGCCGCGGCTATCGGGTTATTTTGCTCGACAAAGCGATTTTTCCAAGGGATAAAATCTGCGGTGATGCCATCCCCGGCCCCGCCCTTAAGGCCCTACGCCAGCTCGACCCAGCTTATATGGAGGCCCTCTGGCAGCTGCACCCGCGCGACGACGTGCGGCGCAGCCGCCTGGTGGCCCCCGGTGGCGGCAGTCTCTACCTGCACTGGAAGCTGCCCACCTTCAACAGCCCCCGCCTCAACTTCGACGCGGCATTACTGGCTCTGGTGCGCCAGCACACGACCACCGAAGTTCGGGAAAACGCGGCCCTCAAAAATGTAGAAATCACCGCCGATTGTGCCCGCCTGATGCTGGCTGACGGCCGCCAACTTACCAGCCGCCTGGTCGTGGGCTGCGACGGCGCGCAGTCGGTGGTGGGCCGCCGGCTGCTGCCCGAGCCGCGCCTGGCCCGCGCCCACCACTGCGCCGGCGTGCGCGCCTACTTTGAAAACGTGGGGGGTAGCGAATCCGGTACCACCGAGTTTTTCTTCAGCCGCAGCCACCTGGCGGGTTACCTGTGGCTGTTTCCGGTGGGCGCGGGCCGCTACAACGTGGGCCTGGGCATGCTGTCAGAGCTGGTTTCGCAGCACAAGATTGACCTGCGCCAACTGCTGCTCGACAATCTTGCTACCCACCCCGCGCTGGCTGGCCGCTTTGCCGGGGCGCGGCAGCTGGGGCCGGTGCGCGGCTTCGGGCTGCCCATTGGGGGCGGGCGGCAGCGGCCGGCCAGCGGCGCGCGCTTCCTGCTGTGCGGCGACGCTGCCTCGCTCATCGACCCCTTGCAGGGCCACGGCATAGATTTGGCCATTCGCAGCGGTATTCTGGCGGCCGGGCAGGTGAGCCTTTGTCTTGAAAAACAAGATTTTAGCGCTGAGTTCATGGCGCGATATGACGCGGATTTGCAGCAGCAGCTGGGGCCGCAACTGGCGCGTAGCTACCGCCTCATGCGGCTACTGGGCACCCGGCCCTGGCTGATGAATGTAGGGGTGAGCCTGGCCCGGCTACCCGGCCTGGGCCGCTGGGCGCAGCGGCTGGTGGGGTAG
- a CDS encoding M20/M25/M40 family metallo-hydrolase → MRRFLLLLLFVALGLAAVLLANTLRLPNHQLAAVPPAPALPLVPDSMTAHLASALRIATVSRTVYAETDSLPFDQLAAYLQRTFPLVHQRLKLQTVNHYARLYEWPGTDSSLKPLLLLAHQDVVPVLPGTAGQWARPPFAGQQAGGYLYGRGALDDKLNLLGQLEAVEALLRTGYQPRRTVLLAFGHDEETQGRRGAAALAALIQKRYPRLEMVLDEGGLVKSDGVAGLAQPVALVGVSEKGYLSLELTATGAGGHSSMPPALTSVGRVAAAVARLEAQPFPARLDGGVSGLLAYLAPTVPFGKRLVFANQWLFGSLIKKSLAATPSGNAALRTTTAPTIMRGGDKDNVLPALATATVNFRLLPGDSVGAVLRRVREIINDPQIQVTTLGEDRAASPVSGTDNAAFAALHRTIKSVFPAALVAPYVVVGATDARAYAALCPQATYRFMPVLMDQAAIESLHGTNERLRPAAYLTLIRFYAALIRNMG, encoded by the coding sequence ATGCGCCGTTTTCTACTACTGCTGCTGTTTGTAGCCCTTGGTCTGGCGGCCGTGCTACTCGCCAATACTCTGCGCCTGCCCAATCACCAGCTAGCCGCGGTGCCGCCCGCCCCGGCCCTACCCCTCGTACCCGACTCGATGACGGCGCACCTGGCGAGCGCGCTGCGCATCGCTACCGTGTCGCGCACGGTGTACGCCGAAACGGATTCCCTACCCTTCGACCAGCTGGCGGCGTATTTGCAGCGCACGTTCCCGCTGGTGCATCAGCGGCTTAAATTGCAGACCGTTAATCACTACGCCCGGCTCTACGAGTGGCCCGGCACCGATTCCTCGCTGAAACCGCTGCTACTGCTGGCCCACCAGGATGTGGTGCCCGTGCTGCCCGGCACCGCGGGCCAGTGGGCGCGGCCGCCCTTCGCCGGGCAGCAGGCGGGCGGCTACCTCTACGGCCGCGGTGCGCTCGACGATAAGCTCAACCTTTTGGGCCAGCTCGAAGCCGTGGAGGCGCTGCTGCGTACCGGCTACCAGCCCCGCCGCACGGTGCTGCTGGCCTTCGGGCACGATGAAGAAACCCAGGGCCGGCGCGGGGCCGCCGCCCTAGCCGCGCTCATCCAGAAACGCTACCCCCGCCTAGAAATGGTGCTTGATGAAGGCGGCCTCGTCAAAAGCGACGGAGTAGCGGGCCTCGCGCAGCCCGTGGCGCTGGTGGGCGTGAGTGAAAAAGGCTACCTCAGCCTGGAGCTGACGGCCACCGGGGCAGGCGGCCACTCGTCGATGCCGCCCGCGCTCACCAGCGTGGGCCGGGTGGCCGCCGCCGTGGCCCGGCTGGAGGCTCAGCCGTTTCCGGCCCGCCTCGATGGCGGCGTGAGCGGCCTGCTGGCCTACCTGGCCCCGACCGTGCCGTTTGGCAAGCGCCTGGTTTTTGCCAATCAGTGGCTGTTTGGTAGTTTAATTAAAAAGTCGCTGGCTGCTACCCCCTCCGGCAACGCCGCCCTGCGCACTACCACCGCGCCCACCATCATGCGGGGCGGGGATAAAGACAACGTGCTGCCGGCCCTCGCCACGGCCACCGTCAACTTTCGGCTGCTGCCCGGCGACTCGGTGGGCGCGGTGCTGCGGCGGGTCCGGGAAATTATCAACGACCCCCAGATTCAAGTAACAACGCTCGGCGAGGACCGCGCCGCCTCGCCCGTGTCGGGCACCGACAACGCGGCGTTTGCGGCCCTGCATCGCACCATTAAAAGCGTGTTTCCGGCGGCGCTGGTAGCGCCCTACGTGGTGGTGGGCGCTACCGATGCCCGCGCCTACGCCGCCCTCTGCCCGCAGGCCACCTACCGCTTCATGCCGGTGCTGATGGACCAGGCCGCTATCGAAAGCCTGCACGGCACCAATGAGCGGCTGCGCCCGGCCGCCTACTTAACTTTAATTCGGTTCTACGCCGCCCTGATTCGCAACATGGGGTAG